The DNA sequence TTTTCAAAGAGTCTTGGCTTTTCCAGCATAAAATAGAGAATAAAATACATGGACATCACTACAGTAAGCGTATTGAATGTACCACTGACCGCTGACGTAGAAACTTTTCCTACATTATCTTTCAGTTTCGCCATATTTTCTTTGCTCAGAATATCAAATCCTGTTTTGGAAAATATGTAAGAATGTATTTTATCCAGGAAAACATTGAACTTGGCCATATAAGCCTGTGCATTTCCCAGTTTATCAATAATAAGATCAGCAATAAAGTAGATCGGAAGAATAAGAACAATAAGACTCGCAAACATTAATGCAAATGCAGCAAGTGAAGGTTTCCATTTTTTTTCTTCCTGCAGGTAAAAGTTATACTTTCTGCAGACTACATAAATGGTGATTGCCCCTAAAACAGAGGGAATAAACAATGCCAGATTAAAACAGATCAGCCCTGCCAGCACTATAATAATGGCCAGCAAAGACATCTGCTTTATCGCAACACTGCTTATTTGTTTGTCCTTATTCATCATCTATTTTATATTTTATTTACTGTACATTATTTGTCTTGGTTTTCCTAAGAAAGCACAATACGTAGAGTACATTACAATCATAATAAACGGAGCGGTTAAGATAACCCCAATTCCGCAAAGAATAACCCCTGCAATAGAGATCAGGAATCCTAAGAATCCGGTTAATAAGAAAACTCCATAGTTTTCTTTAGCAATATTGAATGATTTTCCCAAAGCATCTGTAGCTGAAGCATTTTCAAATAACAAAATAGGATACCCTAATAAAAGGAAAGGATATACAAAAATAATAGGCAGCACACATAATGCAAGAGCAACTGAAGAAATAATCCCCGATAGAAGACTGTAGATCAATATGTTTACAAAATTCTGACGGTATCCGATGAATAGGTCAGAAAACTCAATAGGACTTTTGGTATTATATTTATTCACCATGTAAATCAATCCTACATACAAAGGCGATAACAAGAGACCGAAAAGACTGGAAGCCCCCATATACAAAGGAAGCCCCGGAGCATTCCAATAATTGAAGTCACCTCCTGAAGATTTCATATCTTCTACAATAGAAGCAGAATCAAATCCGGTAAGCATCTGAATAACAGACCCTCCAACCAGATAAATAATCATTGCTACGATTCCGTAACCGAAAACACCTTTATACATTTCAAAGGCATGAGAAATAATCGACCCCGTATCTCTGTTAGGCACAGAGCCTTGCTGATCAAATTCGTTAAATTCAGACATAGTTTAAATATTTAATGATTTTACCAAAATTAGTTTTTTTTAGTAAAAAATCACATTAAACACGAATGAATTTTAACTTTTCTCTGAAAAAACCGTTTTATACAATGAATAAATCATCGCATTCCAAAAAGGAAAAGTGAAAAGTCCTCCTATCAAAAACAGAGCAAAACCCAAATACTTAAATAGAAAAGCAACGATTACACAAACCATTATTTCAACGAAATACATTTTAAGAGCTTTAAAGTTCAGAGAAATTGCTTCGAATATCCTTTTATCCGTAAAAAACATAAGTGGTGCAACAAAAAGAGTCACAGCAACCCAAGCAACGGCCAATACTACGGTAGGAATTGTAAATTTGTAAATAAAGAACCAGAAAAGAAAATACCCTACATATTTAAAAAAGTTGAGTCCATTGTATCCTGCAAACAGATCTCCGATGACAATATTTTCTTTAAGATCAATTTTCCTGAAAATCTGGAACATCCCGAGATTCAATGGATATAAAAATGCTGTAGTTCCCCAGATAGCCAGGGTAAACATCTGATAATTTTCGGTTGCCGTTATTGCTTCCATTTTTTTCAGATATGCTTTTGTTCCCTGCAAAAAAGCTTCCTCCAATTCTTTATTGTAAGAGAAAACGTCATATTTTGTTCCAAAAAGCATAACTGCGGTAAGCAATATTCCAAAAAAGATGATGGAAAACATCAACTGAAAAACCAGTGTTTTATTCCAATAAAAAAAAGCCTGCTTCAATATAAAATCTAGTCCCGGTTTCTGAGGATATTTGTTCTGCATCATAAAAAATTTATGCAAAAGTAAACATCAATAATTATTTTTGCAGAATGTTTTCAGTGAATCATCAAAAATTTATGGAAATGGACGAGCTTTCTCTTCAGAAGGTTCCCTATTTTTTCGTAATCGACTTTCTCTCGGAGAGCGTCGAAATATATCAGGAACATGAAATTGACAAATCAGGTTTAATAATTGATTTTCAAGAGTTTTCAAACACAAAAGAAATACAAGCGCTAGATAAAAAGGTAGTCTGGAAATCGTTTCCTGAAACATTGGAAAGCTTTAAAATTGGTTT is a window from the Chryseobacterium indologenes genome containing:
- a CDS encoding beta-carotene 15,15'-monooxygenase, whose product is MSEFNEFDQQGSVPNRDTGSIISHAFEMYKGVFGYGIVAMIIYLVGGSVIQMLTGFDSASIVEDMKSSGGDFNYWNAPGLPLYMGASSLFGLLLSPLYVGLIYMVNKYNTKSPIEFSDLFIGYRQNFVNILIYSLLSGIISSVALALCVLPIIFVYPFLLLGYPILLFENASATDALGKSFNIAKENYGVFLLTGFLGFLISIAGVILCGIGVILTAPFIMIVMYSTYCAFLGKPRQIMYSK